TacaccccggtatgtaacaactggtctctccgggtgctcaaatgaaattacctttcgacgacaatcaactcgagcatagtgccgtgagagccaatccatacccaacagtaaatcaaaatcctgaatcgccaaaacaataagatctCATAAAAATACCTGGTCatgaatccctatctcgcaatccctgaccatctcactTCCCAACAATACCAtccctcccggtgtcgaaacagataaatcatatggtaaggggtcacacgggattgggatcttatgcaacaaatggggtgctataaaagagtgagtagaacctgtatcaaataaagCACGTACATCGTGGCCATGaagagaaagtataccttgtacCGTATCACTGCCCTCAGTTGTCTCGGCGGCTGTCACCGCATACGCCTTCCCTTGCATCTGTACTCTCTCTGTAGGCCCTGGGCGCTGTGCTGCTGGAAGGGGTAGTGGTGCTCCTGGACCCGGTGCCCTAGGTGTAAACTGTCTTTGAGCTGGTCTGGGTCCCACACCTCCCGTCCGTAGCCCTCCAATCTGTGGTGGCTGGGTGCACACGTTCGAACGATGGCCCCTCTGTCCACAACGAAAGCAAATGACATCCTGCCCtgtggccggtgtagctggtggggCTGGTGTAGCCGGTCTGGGCCCCTGTGGACAGTCCCTCTTTAAATGTCCTggctgaccacagcgataacaCACGTCCCGACGAACATCCCGGCACTGACCCTGGTGTCTCTGTCCGCACTGTTGGCATGTGGAAGCCCAAAACTCTTACTGCCCGCATCCCACTTCCTTTTCTTACTGCTACTCCCAGCGCCCTTCATGACTGACTGATCTGATCGTGCCTCCAATCGGTCCCGCTCCACTGCGTGGGCCCGCTGTACAGCCGTAGAAAAGTCGGGTGCCTCGATACCAGCCATGGCGTGACGAATCTCTGGTCGTAGccccctctgaaacttgctGACTCTGCGAGACTCAGGGGTCACTAGCTCtggagcataacgagataacGCCACAAAATCAGTCTCGTACTGTGTGACTGTCTTGCTTCCTTGCTATAAGTCAACAAACTCGAACACCTTCTGCTCTCTAACCCAAGCCGGTATATAAGTCTCATTGAACGCCGCGACAAACTGTGCCCATGTCGGGCCTCCATCACCATATCgctgtctggtggtctcccaccattGTTCGGCGTCTCCTCGCAACAAGAAGGTCCCCAGTCGAACTCTATGGGCCTCTGCACAGCCTATAGATCGTAGATGCTTCTCCACAGCCAATAGCCAATCCTCGACCTCTGTCGTGTCGGCacctccactaaactctggtggacGTAGGGCCATAAAGTCTTTAAGTAATGCGGCACCAGAACTGTCCCCTGTTCTCGGAGTACCTAAATGTGACGCTTGGGCCGTAGCAGTCCTACCATCATGACTATGCTTCTGACGTAATTGAGATGCCGCCAGTACGTCTACAGCCCGTAGAAGACCTGCCAATGTCTCCTGCATGTCCGGAGGCCCTGGCTGTCTCTCATCTCCTGTATCTGTCGCCTGTACCTCAGGAGTAGGAACAAGGTGCCCTCTACCTCGCATCGgtggtctaccacgacctcgtccacggcgtgcgtccatgagtcctacataaccaaaattaattagaacgcaCTTCGAAATTAAGGACACGACCTGACACTttaactctacctaacagccttggtgtacagttacttgtcccctaaattgactcaatgacgctctgataccaacactGTAGGCaaccccgcccggatatcccaaccgcccggtctatccgaacgagagcgcctacataagagaagagaaacaaacacaagacaaaaataccctggcatgcatacatatgaaaaatacaacagcggaagcaaaacaatagacatgcacgcctacaagtaccctgctggaacagcagtcaaggagtatataaaaatatacagacacctgtgccaacgataaatgatacaaggaacaaccgggcacagtcaaaaatgagagtcagaactcctaacaaaacatcagagaaaacgggggcagctaactgtacaccctatcgacacggctggctgctaggtagCGCGGttctcgccctcgacttttgctttacccttacctggaatgatggaaagcaaggtgagtcgcaagactcagcaagtttatataataaggaaggctgtaaacgaaacagaagagaagatcaccccaaatataaacccacatgtacacacaagtcatgtgacgcaacaacgcaacagtgccgcataataaaacatataccggtccttggggcccacataagacacctggcacccaagtcccaaaccaacttgccgctgccctgaaaggcaacataaatcaccacaaacctgtgcgcactgtcccgggtcggtactcccgtcacccgtatccctgccggtactcccgacagccgagccaaaggctccctcggaacggtactcccgtccgagaactaataactaccagtaaccatgcaatgcatataaaatgcaaggcgtaatgagcaccaacgtgatacaaggcgcccatacatccaggcatcaagccatgctccacccacgtagtaaatcacacgtgatgcatatgcccgtgctggatgcaacctgaccaatctagaatgtccgtgatcaagcataaccaaatcatgatgatcccatcatgcagcccgaacccatgtgcataccaaaccatgcaacaaaaatgaaataatcaggcatgctataatcacataacggtagagtaggttagcagtgcctgacaccggtcagcggttAGTGACTAGGAaagaccatctgacggcctaaaatagaccatacaacagtttcaccgtcaccgaacggctaacccttgcccccactgcccaactgctctagccaataaataaccgaaaatccataataatacccgacagctaagaacctagccccgggtgagtacaacatcattcccataggattgggggtgatacaaacccccgtaggcaaccaacgattaataccctcgaaaccaggttaataaattaaattattaaacacaccgtttaaattccatGATTTATTAACAACCAAATCTAACGAAGGGAGGCCAAATAAATTaacatcgaaagaatcgacaatgagggtatatagaacttgcctttccggagaTAGCCTTAAGCTCAATTTGACAAAACACGGTCAacgttatacaaactgcaatatttcaattatagacaaaattaataaaattgggccccaaatgaaatttcaaccgcagaaaatattaattactagatTAGgcacatacctggataattaaatcagggattaaacggagtttaatccaatttttgaagccccaaaatctcaaatttacgTCGCGCACGCTGTTGAATTTTCTGCCAAAATTTGCTCACTGATTGAGCAAAAGAAACGCCCAAAATCGGGCTTTAATTGCTGCCAAAACGAGCAAAAAGGGGGGGGCACCACGTGGCAGCGCACAGCTGGCTGCTGGAGAGGCCACCGCCTCtatcaaaacgacgtcgttttgaccTCTAGGGGCTGAATTAAATCAACCAAAATTCCATCCCTCGCGTGCGCCTGCCCGGTTTCGATCTCTCGCCCGCAGCCTGGTCGCCCtggcgcgcgaccgctcgcgcccgcatgCCTATTCAACCTATATAggatttaagttatatttaaggtgaattTTTGGCTTTTCCGtgattcacgccagcacccttaagtttccattaattacactaacacccacttaattaattacattaacactcgaaatttctgaaaatcccacaattaaatttattttagtttttttctctttccagaaattcccaaataacaaaattaattatcttaatttcttatttccataaaatcatataattaaatttttatttaatcccaacaacttattttaataattcttttaaatccaattactccaaaattaatttaattaccatATACGGGCGTTACACTGGTCCTCAACTTGGACTCGTCGATTGGGACGCCCTCTTCCTGGGCGTGCTCACCGCCGGGCTGGTCGCCGGTGCCGAGGCCGCCCTTCTTGCCCATCTCGTGGTAGCCTTCGCCACCGAGCTGCTCCTTCCTGGTCTGCCCTCCTTTGCTCCGGCCTTGAGTGAGGTGCTCCTGCGCTTCCAGGCTCTTCCCGCCGGTGCCTCCCGGCACTACGGTCTCCCCGCGCTTGGCCCTAGCGTCGAGCTGTGCTCTCTCCTGCTCTGAAGACATATTGCCGCTGCCGCTTCTATCTGTTAGCGGCTTCCTGCGTCGACTGGTTATGATTTGTAGGGGAGGATGGAAGTGTAAAATGGCGACGGGTGGACGGAATGCAGACACGCACGCACCTGCCATGCTGTGCTGGGCTGCACAGAGAATGACACGAGTCGATGACGTGCTGCTTCTGTGACACGTAATGCCACTCGCTCTGCTTACTCCCCAGTTACTCGGAATCACTCGCTTCGCCCATTTCAATGCGCTCCGCTCATTGAACGGGGACAATTTTTACGttaagaattatattttcttcaaaattatgTAGGCGCCGCGCTCACGGGCTGGCTATGATATTTTCTTCCCTAAGTTTATTTTTACACTTTTCTAGGCTAAATTAATTGAAGAGAAGATAGATTTAAAATTTGAGTGACGAAATctcacaatttaattaattgtgttattgtttaaatataataataagattTCTGTTCAACTAGTATGAGatcttgttaaaaaaaaaatgatggtgAATCGTCAATCTTATCGGTCTGGAAGGGCCTCCTTCGGCCCTTCTTCCCAATAGCTCGTCGAGAGAAGTTGATGTCCATGCGATGGACTTGTAGATGCTTTGGAGGATTCTCGAGTGGAGGTCCTTTTTTGGCATAATAATGTAAAATGGGCAGAAGTGGAGCTTGCGACAGGATGTTGTGTAAGAAGACTGTCATCTCTTGGAAAGCCCAAGTGCTTTCTTCGCGTTGTCGTCTCAATGTTTCATAATCATCAATTAAAGGAACGGTCTAGGAGGCTATCCCTGAGGCTCCAAAAGCTATCTTCGAGACAGCCTCCTAGGCCCTCTTCACTTTGTCTATTTCTAGAGATTTGAGATCGTGTAAATCATGatgaattttttagattttttattggATTCCCACGCATGACACGTcaattgttattatttgaatacaacaataaaatttatgttaagGGATTAATCTTCAAGCCATTAGAATTCAACAaagaaggaaaattataatcaaaGAACATATATAGAGCATTCTTTATATAAATActtcaatatttaatttagaCCCCCTTAGTTAGATGAGATAGAGTATAGTTGTTTTCTGGGTTTCAATGTCTTACTTTTAAAGAATAAAGAttcacctatttatagaggaacaTGAGAGATTTCTAATAACCATCCTTAATATTTTAGGATAGACTAGAATTTGACTTATCCTAACTTGTTACAtagtttttgaataaaattttagaattatctTGTTTgcactttttttgttttgggaatGTCTCGTGAGGGAGTCTTCAATCCTTCCCTTCATTAGGTGAGACGCTTTTCTTTAGGAGAATCTCTTAGGCTCTTTGGGGCTCTCTCTTCTATTTTAACCCTTATGCTTTATCATTAGTTTTTGGATATATCGTTTTGTGATCTTTGTGATTGAGACAATGCATACTCAATGGGTGGATCCCTTTGTCttaagtatttttcttttatggtCTCCATTTaggtttttctcaaaatttttctcTAGATATACTTAACTACGATTTTGTCCATATACAcatcaaattattaaattcaaatttaaaattttaaataaatattacctttgatacaacaatgaatttaagttattattgcCAAGATACagcaatgaatttatttgacatGAAACGTTGTTGTTAAGCCCCTGAATCtacaaggaagaaaataatCAGAGGGCATGGGAGGATCCCCGTAAatactccgatgctcaagttaGACAATAAGAATAATGAAAGTTTGAGAGTATTATTTACACCAGTATTAGAAacgtgcctttttttttttttttttaaataagtgtttgcctatttatagaggagcatAGAGTAATTTGAAATAGTCTAGGATAAATATTTATACagataacgtttatcttgatttttcctaATCCGGTTAGGATTAGTATTGTTGTAAATGACATTTATCTTATCCTTTTGGGGATAGAATTTCTTATGGATGACTATCTATTCTTTTCTTGGAAGGATTTTCATCTATTGCAATTTATGGTTTATGTGTTGTGTGGGACCCCCCGGTATTCGAAAAATGTTTTAGCAACGGTGTCACTGTTTTGGGGATAGGAGGTGTCATGGGATTTTCCCATGGGTATTGAAGGATAGTAGGGTCGGGGGCCCCTGGAGGCCACGGGGTCTCCGTGTGCCTCTTGAGGCTACTGGCTTCCCTTATGCTATTTGAGTAACTTCGGGGAGTGGCTGTCCATGGCTTTCCCCTTAGTTCTCATTCCACCCATTTTGCTTTGGTTAACcttctttattaattaattaattttttccttttactttgtCTTTTTATACTATGGCATATCAATTGCTTTACTCTTTTTCTTAGGTTTCTTAGGGAGAAGAGTAGTTCTCTTCTTTAGTCGCGGGTTGTTACGCCCCGCTTTTCTAAGCGTATTTAACTTAagaattttgggaatatttttttttaatataaaccagTTCCTgacaatcccgttttacctttccagcatactaaacaagaatcaataagctaagacaggcaATCATCATAAGtgcggaagcttaaaatcgaaacctgatatggtacataatcaattcactttataacAATATAAGAATCTGTATCATCATatcattaaatacttaaatacatggagacttaacatcaagagataacaactgaATACATTAGATACAATTTGATGATTCCtcattgttgttgccaaaatacaacaatctatttttaattgaggacagacgcaagagtcttgggagtcgtgccttcactgatggGAATCTTGACGAGCAATTGGATCTAgtagaggtccagatctggtaaTCCAATAGAGCTGATGGTCTAACAAgactgatgatctggtggcctaaatgatctggtggcctaatgatctggtggcctaaatgatctggtggccaaatgatctggtggcctaaatgatctggtggcctaatgATCAGGTGGCCTAAATGATCTGGTGACCTAATGATCTGGTGCcctaaatgatctggtggcccaagatgaccaagtgacctgagggtgacgagtagccttggtgaccgagtggcctgagggtgacgagtggcttTGATGACGAGTGGACTTGGTGaagagtggccttggtgacgagtggccttgatgacgagtggcctgaagatgacgagtggcctacaaaacgagagcaccgttaggacgcgggtgggggtccccgcgcaaacccttcgatgcttaagttagatctcgagagaaaatgagaaaattgtacttcaattactcaaaattgcgtaccttgtgatgaaggcatggtctcctatttatagcgaaggagagagagaagacgtgcgagaatcagggcgagaatctcgcggcccatttcGATGATTTTGCGGCCCATCCAAGAGGGAAAATATGAGAGAttagcccaagcccactcgaccatgaccgagtggggggtcacttggtcatgactgagtggggggccacccgatcatgcctttttttgcccttttccttggcttgATTTTGAGTAGTTCCCATATCTCAACTTCAAGCCAGATTTTCACATTGATTCAGCTCCAATATCTcaatacacaaaacataaaagttgtagataattctcttagatttccatataactttgaatcagctcaatcggagttcatatgagaaagttatggccgaaaaactaaggcagtgtcgtacccacttggcataaccgagtgggtcatgaaaagtaaGGGAAATttggtctccccatgaccgagtgaggggccactcgttcatgccttctttttggcttttgtcttggttcgggtCCATCTTctttcaatacttgactctgagccttaacaATGCAAGTGCATCGACTTCATACccgatttacaccttgattaagatctaatctctcaaaactcaaaacatgaaggttgtagataattatcttatctttctatAGGATGTTGAATCAGATCAATCTGAGtttgtatgagaaagttatggctgaAAACCTAAGGTAGTGttgtacccactcggcataaccgagtgggccctccccacttggtctcggcttgacctcttgctccttcggcttatttccttgatctcctacaacccattgggcctttgggcttcatgtccatgtctcacgaattttttaggtcttgtaatactccaagtttCCAGGGTATATCACTCATAAATACATTAAACCGTAatgattatacatgatcatcaatatagcACAATTTTCTAACCATGACTAAGAACATGTCATGAATCCTCACGAAGAAGCATATACCCAAACAACTCGCCGAACCCATTGGCCACGTCATCAATCATTCCCTTGCCATAGCtgcaaatcctaactggaacgtttgaatgttctaggggcataacccattagaagatgaaacttctagtgagggtccaaaacatatatatggatgcatgatgcaataacatgaacaaacatttacCCTAGTATAACTTTCCTGGCCTACAAGCCCAACACGAAATCCTAGCCACAATCTTGGCACTTCCGACAAGATAATCTTAAAGTTATTCCATtaattgcccttggggaattacgactacatTATTAGGGCGACATTCGATTCTCATGCACAAATCAACTGTGACGAGACTTTCTCATGACCCTTCACTATATTCCAAAGGTAAGGGATCACTATAAGCGCCTGTAATGTTATATTGATTGCTTCAGGAATTCCATATCTGAAAACGCAAAACCAAGATGTCTAGGTCATAGATAAGATATTGCTAGCTTGCACGAAGAAGCTGCCAAGTGAAGACATTACTAACTTCTTATAAATCGCGGATGTAGGTGTTTGTATCAAACTACTCAAACAAAATGTTCATGTTATGTAAAAGATATAGGGTAATACATATATGTTTGTATCCTCTGTTTTACAGTATTTCAAGGAAAGATTGCGAATGGGACTAGGGAGTTAAGGGGATGAAAACCCTTAGGCTTGGTCCACTATACATCTCTTATAATCTCAAGATTagaattagaaaaatatgaataaacaagATTTTTTAGCAGAGCAATTCTCATAACATTATGAATTATCTAAACAGTAGTCTGTCAAAGGCAGCCTCTAAGAGCGGACATAGGAAAAGGTCTGGATCACTAAAACAAAAACATCGGGCCACAAGAGTTATGCCTTGATACATCTCACGGACGTAAGTACTATACTAAacaactaaaacaaaaatattctccTATAGAGCAAAAGTAGGCATCCCGCCTAATCGCTTCGACAAAAATTTATCATAGTGAAAGTAGGCATCCCATCGACTGCTTCGACAAAACCTTATCATAGTGAAACTAGGCATCCCGTCAAATTGTTTGAAAAACTTTATTATAGGGGAAGTAGGCATCTCGCAGAACTACTTTGACAAAACCTTATGATTGGGGAAGTAGGCATTCCGTCAAACTGCTTCGATAAAATATTGGTATTCTAATTGCTGACGTAAGTGGCTTAGGAAAATTTTCACAAATTGCGTCACCAAAATAGAGCATCCCTTGGTGTGCTCCATGCCATTAGGGTCCTTGTCCTCTCCACCCAAAACTCTCTTACAGGCCCAATGCTCTTGCATCTCGGGCAGTCCAATCATTTTTGGACCCAAAGACCATGGTCGCTCCCTTAAACGATTGCTCCACTGGCCCTATGCATCGACACACTAATTGGTGGAAGGAATAAAGTcgtaagaaattatttttcctctGTGCGGTCCACTGGTACTTACCCATTCTATTGCACTAGGGTGCCTAGGACCATGTACCGCTCCTTGCAACTAGACCTTTCCACAAAGGGATTTTATGGGTCAATGTCCTCCCTTCGATTAGACTTGGGGTACAATGGCGACCTCCCAGCTACTAACGAGACCGGCAAGTAAAAGGCAGTCGGTGGACTCGGGCATGCGTCTCACCCCTAGTTGCAAGTGGCGACAGTAGTACTCTCAAATGATGTCATATGCGGGATGTCTCACTCCTTACTTTGGGTCTATGaatatttatctcaaattttatGTCTTGGGGTCTGATATTCCTTGTTACCATGATAGGTATACTGTTACTTCTGAAAGTACTTCATTATCTGGTTACGCTTAACCTTAtgcatttattttaaacaaacacatacaaaataaataaagaagaaacaagcatgtaGGCACAAGgtgtttatactcgccagtgtatgAGTGTGCGTTGgagcataatttaattttctgggtaagTCTAGGTTGATTCATTGGGAGatcgttaataaaatgaaaataaagccgcgatataaattgggttgttaggccaattcatttgattttaagtgagcAAGAATGAAGTAAACTGTAACTGTAAGAAATCTTGAGTCAAGGcaatttcagtgccaatccCATAACTTTCCAATAGATAGATAGGTACTAGAAACATCAatctaaattaatttgaggttctactattaaaatgcatctcaagatgatgatagttcttggtctagcaatctctatacatggcatgagagattctaagttaagcaactactataaattaaaatacagttaatatgcagtaatcatataattcattttgatttgggtatgatagcatctccagtttaagtaacctccatataTGGCATGGaga
The sequence above is a segment of the Diospyros lotus cultivar Yz01 chromosome 7, ASM1463336v1, whole genome shotgun sequence genome. Coding sequences within it:
- the LOC127805557 gene encoding em-like protein GEA6 — translated: MSSEQERAQLDARAKRGETVVPGGTGGKSLEAQEHLTQGRSKGGQTRKEQLGGEGYHEMGKKGGLGTGDQPGGEHAQEEGVPIDESKLRTSVTPVYGN